One genomic segment of Brevibacillus laterosporus LMG 15441 includes these proteins:
- a CDS encoding VOC family protein, giving the protein MFLLDRLIYVTNRPDEINQIITQERGYTCIATGQSFPGIATRLYPLAGGGFLEVAYIEDESRVPESESGLALQAFIQKHQEGYYSLVLETDDMNHVETILQQEGYPIHFSGTQQIALPSGEPMMMRMLGTHEHLPWFVQYEKTTVPRPGYPQAAIIRTASLVADVQLLEKLIGFSATLGQYLDMHTAFLPLANASLRLESADANSFSYFEPKGLLLDDTKYV; this is encoded by the coding sequence GAAATTAACCAAATCATAACACAGGAGCGGGGCTATACTTGTATTGCTACTGGCCAATCCTTCCCTGGGATTGCTACTCGTCTTTATCCGTTAGCAGGCGGTGGTTTTCTTGAGGTTGCTTACATAGAAGATGAATCCCGTGTGCCAGAGTCAGAATCTGGTCTAGCGCTGCAAGCCTTCATCCAAAAACACCAAGAAGGTTATTATAGCTTAGTCTTAGAGACCGATGATATGAATCACGTGGAAACCATTTTACAACAAGAAGGATACCCCATTCATTTTTCTGGTACACAGCAAATTGCTCTTCCCTCAGGGGAACCGATGATGATGCGTATGCTTGGCACTCACGAACATCTGCCTTGGTTTGTTCAATACGAAAAAACCACTGTACCACGCCCCGGCTATCCCCAAGCAGCCATCATCCGCACAGCATCATTGGTAGCGGACGTGCAATTGCTGGAAAAATTGATTGGCTTTTCAGCAACCTTGGGACAATATCTGGATATGCATACAGCTTTTCTTCCGCTAGCAAATGCATCCTTACGCTTGGAGTCAGCAGATGCTAACAGCTTTAGTTATTTTGAGCCAAAAGGACTACTCCTAGATGATACCAAATATGTGTAA